The following DNA comes from Chrysiogenia bacterium.
CCACTGTAATTACTCAGCTTTTCCAGAAGGGACATCCCCCTCTTCCCTCCCCCTCAAACGTGGTTAACTTCTTCTCACCATGTGGAACGCGCGCACCCCTGTGGTCGAACAACATCGCATTCATCTCGAGAACTCCCAGCGGGGCCTCTCGGGTCTGACCATTGCCCACCTGACGGACCTGCACGCGGGCCCGAGCATGCGCACCGAGCACATCCGCGAGATCGTGGAGCAGGTCAACGACCTCCATCCCGACATCATCGCCATCACCGGCGACATCATGAACTGGCAGCGCGAATTCCTCCCCCATGTGGTGGGACCCTTCAGCGAGTTCAAGGCGCGGCTCGGCACCTTCGCCATTCTCGGCAATCACGACTTCTATTTCGGTCCCAAGCGGCTCATCAAGGCGCTGCATGAGGAAACCCCCGTGCAGTTCGTCGGCAAGCAGCGGCGGACCTTCGATGAACTCGACGGCTTTACGCTGACCGGCGT
Coding sequences within:
- a CDS encoding metallophosphoesterase → MVEQHRIHLENSQRGLSGLTIAHLTDLHAGPSMRTEHIREIVEQVNDLHPDIIAITGDIMNWQREFLPHVVGPFSEFKARLGTFAILGNHDFYFGPKRLIKALHEETPVQFVGKQRRTFDELDGFTLTGVNDPMVAMTDEHDYPELDALATGNEPHHFHLLLTHRPDVFDAATRTGYDLVLTGHTHGGQLNFRSRRGRAYNIAKFATPYDEGLFRKGRTRLYVSRGLGYTGVPVRYDCAPEIGFFTLC